From the Plutella xylostella chromosome 5, ilPluXylo3.1, whole genome shotgun sequence genome, the window GGAAGGTTTTTAATTCGTGGGGAAAATTAGCTTctgtagaatagaattaaataattaatgattatgattatgcaTTTATCGTTTTTCATaaagtaaatacttattattaatctaTGTACTATTAGATATATCGATATGGCCGCTAGGTCACGTTATGTTGCAGCTTGGGTCTACAATTCACCAGTGACCTTCATCCATcgaaatacaaatacaaaaaccTTACCTGTAACCCTAGCGGGCCTGCTGCCAGTAGTCCTGCCGGCATTGCCAACAACATGAGCTCCGAGACTGAAGCCGATCAGATGCACATTGTTCCAGTTGGTGCCGGTCTGGCCCACGAGCCAGGTGAGGAAGTTGCCGAGGTGCTGGCCCACGCCGGGGACTCCGTTGGCGGCCGTGATGTAGTTGGAGTTGGCCAGCCGGTTCCAGTCGACGACGATGACGTTGCAGTTCTCCACTTGGAGTAAGGCTGATGAgaagagggggggggggggggtttAAAAATAGTATTCAGTATTTTCCAAATTTCAAAAGCCAGTATATAGTGGTTCTTGTGTGAGGCTTATCGGCAGCGcggaaaaataatatactgttGATGATGACAGCACCCATACATTAAAATCGGCCTGATGACAGTTTTGTAGATCCGGATTTTAGTGGTTCTGCTTAACAACTTGGACTGAAAGAGCTGGAAGTGTCCGACTGGTCAGAATTGAAACAGAATAGAGAAGATTGGCGCTCTTTAATGtcggaggccaagatccactttgggtcgctgagccagcggagtaagtaagtaagttgaTGATGACAAACTCACCAGGCGTGATGACCGTGTTGACGTCACTACGTCCGTTGCTGTTCCAGCCGTGGACGATGACCTTGATGGGGGCGCCCCGGATGAAGTTGGAGTTGCTGATGCTGTTGGAGTTTCCGCTCACCAGTAGCTGGTGGTTGGTGGGGTTGCGCCTGAAATAAAACGTACGAAAATTAATTATTGCTGATTGTTAAACAGTAATCACGAGGGTTGTTGTGGCGCTCTTTGGGAGAGGCATATGATGACAAACCGAAACCAAGATGATCACGATGTACGAGGTGAATAGCTTAGTATTAAATGATCACTGAACTTAGGGGAACACACATATCACCCACGCTAAAATGCAGAGTGCTCTACACAAAACTGCCTGACTACAACCAACTTGTATGATTCACAAACCTAGTGAACAGCCAGTACTGGTTGTTGGCTCCGTTCCGGGACATGTCATTCAGGAGGCTCTCATCGGCCGGCTCCTCGAGGTCCACCAGGTGCGGGACGCCCTCGCCGTCGGGCATCCAGATGTAGCGGCTCACCCCCTCCACGTAGTGGCTGTTGTCCCCCGGGATCGCCGGGATTGCGCTAGCAGCGCATACTGCGGATTTAAATTTgtgcataaaatatacatactcaAAGTTTTTACAGGGTCTCGTTTCGTTGAGTGTTATACGTACTTGGTAATAGTGTAATGTAATAACCTAAAATTGTACATGTCTTAGGGACTTACCAAACGCTGAacgtatataaaatagtatttaaatcaaattttaaatacattttgtactaactgacagatgtatgacaggctactaaataggtacgtttagcgtttggtgaaattccaccttagtagcttaaaaaaactaatatttgctcgggtacataaaaaaaagttcGTTTTTGGGACTTTTATGTTATAGTACTGTTTGTGTTTGAACatgtttatgttattttaatggTCCAAAaagtgtgtgtatgttttcTGTGGTTTACTCACTGGTGACGAAAGCAGCAATCACTACTAGAAGTTTCATGATGACAGACCAGGGTTACCCAGTTTATGAGGAAGCGTGTACTGATCCTCTCATATATAGCAGTGCAAGATTTATCAAAATTCGGCTATCGGGGAGGTATTAACAAGGGGTTTAATAATGTTGATAACTCAGTCATGATTGTCAGCGTtaggtaattaaaatatcgttaataatcacaatatttcacctCATCGTATTTGTGTATGACCTAAGCTGAAGGTGTTATATTTGTTCTGACgcattaagtattatttttatctgttactatatttattcattctGTTATTTTCTTCATTTTAAGTACTGAATGTATTGTTGGAACTACCTCCCTACATAGATCTTTAGGTTTAATCTGCTTCATTGTatcgtaggtacataaaatagtAGAACATGTATGAATGACAATGAATTACGAGTGATCGCCTAGTAGGATCTAATTTCCATTACAATATGATTTTTGTGATTTACAATAGGTAATTGGTGTATTCTGGTAATAGTAATGAACTAGGCTGTAGCAACTTGGACTAAGGAAGCTGCAAGGCACACGTATGTGCAGAACACCCtctatgtacggtggcctgcgcctaaaagtatacaggcggagtttttaaaatagcgatctctgatgatgaagggaccagctgcatctgttataaatccgggacgtgttgtgtgtgatgtgtgtagaagtagtgtttataaatgtggatgtgcttgagcagcatgtgagcttgagatcgctattttaaaaactctgcctgtatacttttaggcgcaagCCACCGTACCTATATTATAGTCGCAACTCATACCAAAAAGGTCGTTGGTGCTAGTATTCTTTATGCATGGTCACGGGATCTTTGCTTTTCGACACAATCAGAGTAATACGAGTATCATCGCAAATTATCTTGTTACCTTGATTaagtattgttattatttgtatgttCTGGTTATCTTTCTGATGTgttcattaaaataacaaaacagcAACAGACTAATCCCTCACCTACTAGGTTTTAAGCCTTTTATCAAAAAATCTGACACgagtacttaaaatattaccaAAATGCTACGATTTACGTATGGCGTTTAAGTACATGCACGAGACTAATCAAcctgaagggttactctatactgatgaaaagcgaacgaacgagagctgtcgtgcaatcggcacgtttaatacaacgagatagagtcttAGCTCGCGCAGCaccgctccgaaacttagtttttcatcaCATAGAGTGACCACCCCAGTGCATTAAAATGGCAATACAGGCTGGAATACCTACAACACATAGTCATCAATAAtctgtatgtttttatcaCTGTGATTCGTaaacatagtaggtatatgaaattcaaacatgtataattttataaacttcTAGAGTTTTCTTTGTCGCGTCGTGATGCAATAgactttcattaatttattctaTAATATCTATGTCTTAACAAGTACTCGCTAAACTcgataaacaataattttcgAAAAACCAACTAGTGGGCAAAATGCTATCTTCATTAGCTTCAAAAACGTAAAATTTGACTCCAAGTCCCAAGTAGTGTAAAGTTTCATAAA encodes:
- the LOC105387526 gene encoding pancreatic triacylglycerol lipase-like, which translates into the protein MKLLVVIAAFVTICAASAIPAIPGDNSHYVEGVSRYIWMPDGEGVPHLVDLEEPADESLLNDMSRNGANNQYWLFTRRNPTNHQLLVSGNSNSISNSNFIRGAPIKVIVHGWNSNGRSDVNTVITPALLQVENCNVIVVDWNRLANSNYITAANGVPGVGQHLGNFLTWLVGQTGTNWNNVHLIGFSLGAHVVGNAGRTTGSRPARVTGLDPAGPRWGNNNRALNRNDGQYVEAIHTDGGLLGIFDSIADADFYPNGGRNPQPGCWISSCSHSRAYELFAATVKYNRLQGRRCNNTNEAENNRCSGASFNMGNAQLNKRGSGIYGLQTARNYPY